A genome region from Populus alba chromosome 5, ASM523922v2, whole genome shotgun sequence includes the following:
- the LOC118045765 gene encoding B3 domain-containing protein Os01g0234100 isoform X2 encodes MSGRVKKEVEETDFIKPLLFNKEQLKSVKDGKQKSPMEATEKHLKIKRRYSDPKLKFVISGHAGKCIWQNKAPVERSTTVGDGKSSAMIRAEEVQSNLEPAFPSFVKSLVRSHVASCFWMGLPGTFCRAHLPSVDTTVTLQDECGKEFKMKYIAYKTGLSAGWRQFCVAHQLFEGDALVFQLTGSCTLKVYIIRANDLTEVDGALCLLNLDAQIKQNVADSAEMKTAACKSSKRKRPRSLPQAVVQKKNKKSVQLRLSVPQAGQPAEQSENDSEEVGSEVLEGFKLSLPTVHFKDIKSFEDFNILVDGLVLDSELSEDIRNKYYKLCCNQNAFLHDNLIKGVNFKLIAGIISETVNIADAMRACTLTTSRDKFATWDKALKASELFGMNVGFLRARLSRLLSLAFDSEGATKTRRYLEARFERVLTEDEIKSHEAKLVELKEAYERYGANVERLKSKAEGYDLKFQEQVLAPW; translated from the exons ATGAGCGGAAGAGTGAAGAAGGAGGTAGAAGAAACTGATTTCATTAAACCGCTGCTGTTTAATAAAGAGCAGCTCAAATCTGTCAAAGAC GGTAAACAGAAGAGTCCGATGGAGGCTACTGAAAAGCATCTTAAGATTAAGAGAAGATATTCGGATCCGAAACTCAAGTTT GTGATATCAGGTCATGCAGGGAAGTGTATCTG GCAGAATAAGGCTCCGGTTGAAAGATCGACCACTGTTGGAGATGGTAAGTCATCTGCTATGATTCGGGCAGAAGAGGTTCAATCCAATCTAGAACCAGCATTCCCTAGCTTTGTGAAATCTTTGGTCAGATCACATGTTGCTAGTTGTTTTTGGATG GGGCTTCCTGGAACATTCTGTAGAGCACACTTGCCATCTGTGGATACTACTGTGACTTTGCAAGATGAATGTGGGAAGGAATTCAAGATGAAATACATCGCATATAAGACAGGCTTGAGTGCTGGTTGGAGACAATTCTGTGTTGCTCACCAATTGTTTGAGGGGGATGCATTAGTCTTTCAATTAACTGGGTCTTGCACTCTTAAG GTGTACATAATAAGGGCTAATGATTTGACGGAAGTGGATGGTGCTCTGTGTCTGCTGAATTTGGATgctcaaattaaacaaaatgttGCAG ATAGTGCTGAAATGAAGACCGCTGCTTGTAAAAGTTCAAAGAGGAAGCGTCCCAGGTCTCTTCCACAAGCTGTTGTccaaaagaagaataagaagtcTGTCCAACTGAGACTGTCAGTCCCGCAAGCTGGCCAACCCGCTGAGCAATCTGAAAATGATAGTGAAGAGGTTGGTTCAGAAGTTCTAGAAGGTTTCAAGTTATCGTTGCCTACTGTTCATTTCAAAGACATCAAAAGCTTTGAGGATTTCAACATTCTGGTTGATGGGTTAGTTTTAGATTCGGAACTTTCAGAAGACATTCGGAACAAGTACTACAAACTCTGCTGCAATCAGAATGCATTTCTTCATGACAATCTTATCAAGGGAGTTAATTTTAAGCTGATTGCTGGAATCATTTCAGAAACTGTTAATATTGCAGATGCAATGAGAGCTTGTACTCTTACCACCTCACGAGATAAATTTGCTACTTGGGACAAGGCTTTGAAGGCTTCTGAGCTTTTTGGGATGAATGTTGGATTTTTACGTGCCAGGCTAAGCCGGCTTTTGAGCCTTGCCTTCGATTCAGAAGGTGCCACAAAAACAAGGAGGTATCTAGAAGCTAGATTCGAACGAGTGCTAACAGAAGATGAGATAAAAAGTCATGAAGCAAAGCTTGTGGAATTGAAGGAAGCCTATGAAAGGTATGGTGCTAATGTTGAAAGGCTCAAGTCGAAAGCTGAAGGCTATGACCTCAAGTTCCAGGAGCAGGTTCTTGCTCCATGGTGA
- the LOC118045765 gene encoding B3 domain-containing protein Os01g0234100 isoform X1, with the protein MSGRVKKEVEETDFIKPLLFNKEQLKSVKDGKQKSPMEATEKHLKIKRRYSDPKLKFVISGHAGKCICCRQNKAPVERSTTVGDGKSSAMIRAEEVQSNLEPAFPSFVKSLVRSHVASCFWMGLPGTFCRAHLPSVDTTVTLQDECGKEFKMKYIAYKTGLSAGWRQFCVAHQLFEGDALVFQLTGSCTLKVYIIRANDLTEVDGALCLLNLDAQIKQNVADSAEMKTAACKSSKRKRPRSLPQAVVQKKNKKSVQLRLSVPQAGQPAEQSENDSEEVGSEVLEGFKLSLPTVHFKDIKSFEDFNILVDGLVLDSELSEDIRNKYYKLCCNQNAFLHDNLIKGVNFKLIAGIISETVNIADAMRACTLTTSRDKFATWDKALKASELFGMNVGFLRARLSRLLSLAFDSEGATKTRRYLEARFERVLTEDEIKSHEAKLVELKEAYERYGANVERLKSKAEGYDLKFQEQVLAPW; encoded by the exons ATGAGCGGAAGAGTGAAGAAGGAGGTAGAAGAAACTGATTTCATTAAACCGCTGCTGTTTAATAAAGAGCAGCTCAAATCTGTCAAAGAC GGTAAACAGAAGAGTCCGATGGAGGCTACTGAAAAGCATCTTAAGATTAAGAGAAGATATTCGGATCCGAAACTCAAGTTT GTGATATCAGGTCATGCAGGGAAGTGTATCTG TTGTAGGCAGAATAAGGCTCCGGTTGAAAGATCGACCACTGTTGGAGATGGTAAGTCATCTGCTATGATTCGGGCAGAAGAGGTTCAATCCAATCTAGAACCAGCATTCCCTAGCTTTGTGAAATCTTTGGTCAGATCACATGTTGCTAGTTGTTTTTGGATG GGGCTTCCTGGAACATTCTGTAGAGCACACTTGCCATCTGTGGATACTACTGTGACTTTGCAAGATGAATGTGGGAAGGAATTCAAGATGAAATACATCGCATATAAGACAGGCTTGAGTGCTGGTTGGAGACAATTCTGTGTTGCTCACCAATTGTTTGAGGGGGATGCATTAGTCTTTCAATTAACTGGGTCTTGCACTCTTAAG GTGTACATAATAAGGGCTAATGATTTGACGGAAGTGGATGGTGCTCTGTGTCTGCTGAATTTGGATgctcaaattaaacaaaatgttGCAG ATAGTGCTGAAATGAAGACCGCTGCTTGTAAAAGTTCAAAGAGGAAGCGTCCCAGGTCTCTTCCACAAGCTGTTGTccaaaagaagaataagaagtcTGTCCAACTGAGACTGTCAGTCCCGCAAGCTGGCCAACCCGCTGAGCAATCTGAAAATGATAGTGAAGAGGTTGGTTCAGAAGTTCTAGAAGGTTTCAAGTTATCGTTGCCTACTGTTCATTTCAAAGACATCAAAAGCTTTGAGGATTTCAACATTCTGGTTGATGGGTTAGTTTTAGATTCGGAACTTTCAGAAGACATTCGGAACAAGTACTACAAACTCTGCTGCAATCAGAATGCATTTCTTCATGACAATCTTATCAAGGGAGTTAATTTTAAGCTGATTGCTGGAATCATTTCAGAAACTGTTAATATTGCAGATGCAATGAGAGCTTGTACTCTTACCACCTCACGAGATAAATTTGCTACTTGGGACAAGGCTTTGAAGGCTTCTGAGCTTTTTGGGATGAATGTTGGATTTTTACGTGCCAGGCTAAGCCGGCTTTTGAGCCTTGCCTTCGATTCAGAAGGTGCCACAAAAACAAGGAGGTATCTAGAAGCTAGATTCGAACGAGTGCTAACAGAAGATGAGATAAAAAGTCATGAAGCAAAGCTTGTGGAATTGAAGGAAGCCTATGAAAGGTATGGTGCTAATGTTGAAAGGCTCAAGTCGAAAGCTGAAGGCTATGACCTCAAGTTCCAGGAGCAGGTTCTTGCTCCATGGTGA